The following are from one region of the Hippocampus zosterae strain Florida chromosome 9, ASM2543408v3, whole genome shotgun sequence genome:
- the cenps gene encoding centromere protein S has translation MSESEDETRLRLKAALHYTVGQMCHKVGEEHRRAFSRQVVAAITESAYRQCDIFAKDLEAFAKHAKRCTVSAEDVKLLARRSTALSLHIQRKSEEVEKEQKSLKKKRKNKAENKAQAPPYSSLLPQI, from the exons atgtcagaGAGCGAGGACGAAACACGTCTG CGACTAAAGGCGGCCTTACATTACACGGTTGGTCAAATGTGTCACAAAGTGGGTGAGGAGCACCGTCGAGCGTTTAGCCGACAAGTGGTCGCAGCCATAACCGAGTCTGCCTACAGACAATGTG ATATATTTGCTAAAGACTTGGAAGCGTTTGCAaa ACATGCAAAAAGATGCACCGTGTCAGCAGAAGATGTAAAACTTTTGGCCCGTCGCAGTACTGCATTG TCACTGCACATACAGAGGAAAAGCGAAGAAGTGGAAAAGGAACAGAAGTCTTtgaaaaagaagaggaagaacaaAGCAGAGAATAAGGCACAGGCGCCTCCTTACTCCTCACTCTTGccacaaatataa